A genomic stretch from Planctomycetota bacterium includes:
- a CDS encoding ATPase, T2SS/T4P/T4SS family, translating to MATVTYQKKGKDQQLDVGEQAVTIGRQLGNILQIEDSKISRFHAVIEYRRGILGVRDLGSRNGTLVNDEPINAKGKRLKTGDVVTVGNTRLTVAKADPPKTNGKPLEEAEVSRNGASAEDTSKKLAKLVSELPDRKVKPADLVLLNTRGKVAFKRQKDDDGDGPPAEALTLLRLTLLVCFRTGASDVHLEPTADGWVLRVRVDGQMTELAHLAKPTGTKLSALIKVLGDIDIAKSKEVQEGSFACRVPDRRVDYRLSFTPGLYGQKLVIRVLDAANAPQYLWDLGLGDDEFELLDRTTRRSEGMLLVCGPTGSGKSSTLYSVLRSIDSKERNVVTIEDPVEIRLDGITQQPVNEAQGNTFAALLRSVLRQDPDVVLVGEIRDNETAVAASQAAMTGHLVLSTVHSRDSVGAVFRLIDLGCEPFQIASGLSAVVAQRLVRRLCPHCRTARAMTNAEKAMVGDVGLETNDAKLYDAKGCAKCLGTGFLGRKAVFEVLRVTEKVRDGILSGANASELYATLRGTGYRRLREVALELALAGETTFEEADKLGT from the coding sequence ATGGCGACGGTTACGTATCAGAAGAAGGGCAAGGATCAGCAGCTCGACGTCGGCGAGCAGGCGGTCACGATCGGCAGGCAGCTGGGCAACATCCTTCAGATCGAGGACTCCAAGATCAGCCGATTCCACGCGGTGATCGAATACCGCCGCGGCATTCTCGGCGTGCGCGACCTCGGCAGCCGCAACGGCACACTCGTCAACGACGAGCCGATCAACGCCAAGGGCAAGCGCCTCAAGACCGGCGACGTTGTCACCGTCGGCAACACCCGGCTCACCGTCGCCAAGGCCGACCCACCCAAGACCAACGGCAAGCCGCTCGAAGAGGCAGAGGTCAGCCGCAACGGTGCGTCTGCGGAAGACACGTCGAAGAAGCTGGCCAAGCTCGTTAGTGAGCTGCCCGATCGCAAGGTCAAACCGGCCGATCTCGTCCTGCTAAACACGCGCGGCAAGGTCGCCTTCAAACGCCAAAAGGACGACGACGGTGACGGCCCGCCGGCGGAGGCTCTGACACTGCTGCGACTCACGCTGCTCGTCTGCTTCCGCACCGGTGCCAGCGATGTCCACCTCGAACCGACAGCCGACGGCTGGGTGCTCCGCGTGCGTGTCGACGGTCAGATGACCGAATTGGCGCACCTTGCCAAGCCCACCGGCACCAAGCTGTCGGCCCTCATCAAGGTGCTGGGCGACATCGACATCGCCAAGAGCAAGGAAGTCCAAGAAGGCAGCTTCGCCTGTCGTGTGCCGGACCGCCGCGTCGACTATCGACTCTCCTTCACGCCTGGCCTGTACGGGCAGAAGCTGGTCATCCGCGTCCTCGACGCCGCCAACGCCCCGCAGTATCTCTGGGACCTCGGCCTGGGTGACGACGAGTTCGAGTTGCTCGACCGCACCACGCGCCGCAGCGAAGGCATGCTCCTCGTTTGTGGCCCGACGGGTAGCGGTAAGTCGTCCACGCTGTACAGCGTGCTCCGCTCGATCGACTCGAAAGAGCGCAACGTCGTCACGATCGAAGACCCGGTCGAGATCCGTCTCGACGGCATCACGCAGCAACCCGTCAACGAGGCCCAGGGCAACACGTTCGCCGCCCTGCTTCGCAGCGTGCTCCGGCAGGATCCCGACGTCGTGCTCGTCGGCGAGATTCGCGACAACGAGACGGCCGTCGCTGCGAGCCAGGCGGCGATGACGGGTCACTTGGTCCTCTCGACCGTCCACAGCCGCGACAGCGTCGGTGCCGTCTTCCGGCTGATCGATCTCGGCTGTGAGCCCTTCCAGATCGCCAGCGGCCTGTCTGCCGTGGTCGCCCAGCGACTTGTCCGCCGCCTCTGCCCGCACTGCCGGACCGCTCGCGCAATGACCAATGCCGAGAAGGCGATGGTCGGAGACGTCGGACTCGAAACCAACGACGCCAAGCTCTACGACGCCAAGGGCTGTGCCAAGTGCCTCGGCACCGGCTTCCTGGGTCGCAAGGCCGTCTTCGAGGTGCTGCGTGTCACCGAGAAAGTCCGCGACGGCATCCTCAGCGGGGCCAACGCGTCCGAGCTCTACGCCACGCTCCGCGGCACCGGCTACCGGCGTTTGCGCGAGGTTGCGCTCGAGCTGGCGTTAGCGGGTGAAACCACGTTCGAAGAGGCCGACAAGCTCGGGACGTAG
- a CDS encoding lactate dehydrogenase: MKISITGIGRTGTATAFALVTRGLADEVVLVSRDPEKVALGHARDLQHASVFLNPRPAKIRSGTIDDAAGSDLIIVTNSIPPPDPVHDDKPLNRMSLAGENVKLFKQIMPQLADGSPDAVFLILTNPVDVMTYVAIRQAKLSPRRVIGSGTLIDTGRFRELLAQLVGGHPLDVRAYILGEHGDSMVPALSQATVAGMKLPYEEGEIRDRFERARQAGYDVFQSKGYTDYAIAACASMIVRAVTQDTHEVLPVSTLVDGPYGIRDVCLSLPCIIGRRGVIKVLEPNLDNNEAEALRHSARVVRGVIDDVTA, encoded by the coding sequence ATGAAGATCAGCATCACCGGCATCGGCAGGACGGGCACCGCGACCGCCTTTGCGTTGGTGACGCGTGGGCTGGCCGACGAGGTTGTTTTGGTGAGTCGCGATCCGGAGAAGGTCGCACTCGGCCACGCACGCGATCTGCAGCACGCCAGCGTCTTTTTGAACCCAAGGCCGGCGAAGATTCGCAGTGGCACCATCGACGATGCCGCGGGGAGCGACCTGATCATCGTGACCAACTCGATCCCGCCGCCCGACCCGGTGCACGATGACAAGCCATTGAACCGAATGAGCCTGGCGGGCGAGAACGTCAAGTTGTTCAAGCAGATCATGCCACAGCTGGCGGACGGGTCGCCTGATGCGGTGTTTTTGATCCTCACGAATCCGGTCGACGTGATGACCTATGTCGCCATTCGGCAGGCCAAGCTTTCGCCGCGCCGCGTCATCGGATCGGGCACGCTCATCGATACCGGGCGGTTTCGCGAGCTGCTCGCCCAATTGGTCGGCGGGCACCCGCTGGACGTGCGAGCGTACATCCTTGGCGAGCACGGCGACTCGATGGTGCCCGCGCTCAGCCAAGCCACCGTCGCGGGCATGAAGCTGCCGTACGAAGAGGGGGAGATTCGCGACCGTTTCGAACGAGCCCGCCAAGCGGGCTACGACGTCTTCCAGAGCAAGGGCTACACGGACTACGCGATCGCCGCATGTGCGAGCATGATCGTCCGCGCAGTGACGCAGGACACGCACGAAGTGTTGCCGGTGAGCACGCTGGTCGACGGGCCGTACGGCATTCGCGACGTGTGTTTGAGCCTGCCGTGCATCATCGGCCGGCGCGGTGTGATCAAGGTCTTGGAGCCCAACCTCGACAACAACGAGGCTGAGGCCCTTCGGCACAGCGCTAGGGTCGTCCGCGGCGTCATCGACGACGTCACGGCCTGA
- a CDS encoding LemA family protein: MNGGGAFVCLAVPFALLIFGGIWWIAVHNRLVRLQQHVYETWADIDVELKRRHDLVPNLVATVKGYAAHERDILGRVVTARNAALQEARPERLGLEETKLQRGLSRLFAVAEGYPQLKADRNFLELQHELALTEDRLAAARRFYNANVRELNATAQSFPASLVAGTRFRPAEYFEIADDAERVAPRIGL, from the coding sequence ATGAATGGTGGTGGAGCGTTCGTCTGTCTCGCGGTCCCGTTCGCGCTGCTGATCTTCGGCGGCATCTGGTGGATTGCGGTCCACAACCGGCTCGTTCGGCTCCAGCAACACGTCTACGAGACCTGGGCCGACATCGACGTGGAGCTCAAGCGACGCCACGATCTCGTGCCGAACCTCGTCGCCACTGTCAAGGGCTACGCCGCCCACGAACGCGACATCCTCGGGCGCGTCGTCACAGCTCGCAACGCAGCTTTGCAAGAGGCACGACCAGAACGGCTCGGATTAGAAGAGACCAAGCTCCAGCGCGGCCTGTCGCGGCTCTTCGCTGTCGCCGAGGGGTATCCGCAGCTCAAGGCAGACCGCAACTTCCTGGAATTGCAGCACGAGTTGGCCCTGACGGAAGACCGACTCGCCGCAGCCCGTCGGTTCTACAACGCGAACGTCCGCGAGCTCAACGCCACAGCCCAGAGTTTCCCGGCCAGCCTCGTCGCCGGCACTCGGTTCCGCCCGGCCGAGTATTTCGAGATCGCCGACGACGCCGAACGCGTCGCCCCGCGGATCGGGCTCTGA
- a CDS encoding STAS domain-containing protein: MAQSEETSNADLIQSVEVGDDHVRVAIAGEIDLRNSPLLRNKLLELTRQHHPARFELDLHDVPYMDSSALAVLVELLKEMRQKVNGDKQAARVALVELQPRVRGLLHIARLDAIFDMETADDGAD; the protein is encoded by the coding sequence ATGGCGCAGTCCGAGGAGACGAGCAACGCCGACCTGATTCAGAGTGTCGAGGTCGGCGATGACCACGTCCGCGTTGCCATCGCCGGTGAGATCGACCTTCGCAACTCGCCACTGCTTCGGAACAAGCTGCTCGAACTGACGCGGCAGCACCATCCGGCCCGGTTCGAGCTCGACCTGCACGACGTGCCGTACATGGACAGCAGCGCGCTCGCGGTTCTGGTAGAGCTGCTCAAGGAGATGCGACAGAAGGTCAACGGCGACAAGCAGGCGGCGCGGGTCGCACTCGTCGAGCTTCAGCCGCGCGTACGAGGCCTGCTGCACATCGCGCGTCTCGACGCAATCTTCGACATGGAGACGGCTGACGACGGTGCCGATTGA